Proteins encoded by one window of Cannabis sativa cultivar Pink pepper isolate KNU-18-1 chromosome 4, ASM2916894v1, whole genome shotgun sequence:
- the LOC115713820 gene encoding protein phosphatase 1 regulatory subunit INH3-like gives MARPVSSATRAAVGSSTATITLENPEGTSSSSSSSQPQKSNTLTIRLNRKKKQVTWKEGTVDNEFMQKKSSKKCCIFHKQKPFDEDDSDQEYEDHHHHDKDDIKGCCFN, from the coding sequence ATGGCTAGACCTGTGAGCTCTGCCACCAGAGCAGCTGTAGGTTCATCGACTGCCACCATTACATTGGAGAATCCGGAGGGAACATCTTCTTCATCGTCGTCTAGTCAGCCGCAGAAGTCAAATACTCTAACGATTCGCCTTAACCGAAAGAAAAAGCAAGTAACCTGGAAAGAAGGGACTGTGGACAACGAGTTTATGCAGAAGAAAAGTTCGAAAAAATGTTGTATTTTCCATAAACAGAAGCCTTTCGATGAAGACGACAGTGATCAAGAATATGAAGATCACCACCACCACGACAAGGACGACATTAAGGGATGTTGTTTTAATTAA